The bacterium genome has a window encoding:
- the buk gene encoding butyrate kinase: MEKVLAINPGSTSTKIALYDGDSELWAEKISYSKERISAFEKITDQMDMRKSDIENVLKEKNISAGGLDAVVGRGGPFKPLASGTYRVTPALIKDVKEGRVQAEHISNIGPLLAFDLSEKDGIPSFFVDPVSVDEFNPVARFSGIPELERKSLVHALNVKATAHKEAMRLGKSLNELNFIVAHLGGGISICPVMQGKIVDANNANEGGPFSPERAGSLPSSSLVKLCYSGKFSYNELKKRVVGNGGLSAYLGTNDLMEVVDRIREGDSESELVFDAMIYQIAKEIGAMAAVLRGKIDAVILTGGMAREELLIKKLEPLISFLGPVKVYPGENEMESLVMGVLRVLRKEEKELIY; this comes from the coding sequence ATGGAGAAAGTCCTTGCAATTAATCCCGGATCTACTTCCACAAAGATTGCTCTTTATGACGGGGATTCTGAATTGTGGGCAGAAAAAATATCTTACTCAAAAGAGAGAATAAGTGCTTTTGAAAAGATAACAGATCAAATGGATATGAGAAAATCTGACATTGAGAATGTTCTTAAAGAAAAGAATATTTCTGCCGGAGGCCTTGATGCTGTTGTGGGAAGAGGGGGGCCGTTTAAACCTCTTGCCAGCGGAACTTACAGGGTAACGCCTGCCTTGATTAAAGATGTTAAAGAAGGCAGGGTTCAGGCGGAACATATATCTAACATCGGCCCATTGCTTGCATTTGATTTGTCTGAGAAAGACGGGATACCGTCCTTTTTTGTAGATCCCGTATCTGTTGACGAATTTAATCCAGTTGCACGTTTTTCCGGAATTCCGGAGCTTGAACGGAAAAGCCTTGTTCATGCTTTGAACGTAAAGGCTACTGCACATAAAGAAGCCATGAGACTGGGAAAATCGCTTAATGAATTGAATTTTATTGTTGCCCATCTCGGAGGCGGGATATCTATATGCCCTGTGATGCAGGGAAAGATTGTTGATGCAAATAATGCCAATGAAGGCGGGCCATTTTCACCGGAAAGGGCAGGTTCTCTGCCCTCGTCTTCTCTTGTAAAGCTATGTTATTCCGGGAAATTTTCATACAATGAATTGAAAAAAAGAGTTGTCGGAAATGGGGGGCTTTCTGCATATCTCGGCACAAATGATCTTATGGAAGTTGTTGATAGAATCAGAGAGGGTGATTCTGAATCTGAGCTTGTTTTCGATGCAATGATTTATCAGATTGCAAAAGAGATTGGTGCTATGGCAGCTGTTTTAAGAGGAAAGATTGATGCTGTTATTCTTACAGGAGGAATGGCACGGGAAGAATTGCTGATAAAAAAACTTGAACCACTTATATCCTTTCTTGGACCTGTTAAAGTTTATCCGGGCGAAAATGAGATGGAGTCGCTTGTAATGGGGGTACTAAGAGTGCTCAGGAAAGAAGAAAAGGAATTAATATATTAA
- a CDS encoding bifunctional enoyl-CoA hydratase/phosphate acetyltransferase: protein MLGNFNEILNAAVKHGGRKIAVAGAEGAAVLTALKIAKEKGIAEPVLVGNQKKIEKIAQDVNFDISGVLICNKEDETDAAEKAVEIVDNGEASALMKGKVSTPVLLKAVLNKKYNLRTGRLLSHVTLLELPEYHKLMIISDGGMVIYPTLEQKKEIIKNSIEVIHKLGIDRPKIAVLAAIEKVNPGMVETEDAQALAEMAKTGEFGDVILEGPLAMDVAMSREAAEIKGISSKVSGDPDILIVPNIACGNILAKSLIYLAKARIGGVIAGARKPVILLSRADNAETKLNSIALGVASS, encoded by the coding sequence ATGCTTGGCAATTTTAATGAAATTTTAAATGCTGCAGTAAAACATGGAGGAAGAAAGATAGCAGTTGCAGGGGCAGAGGGTGCAGCAGTGCTCACTGCACTTAAGATTGCAAAGGAAAAAGGAATTGCAGAGCCAGTGTTAGTTGGTAATCAGAAAAAGATTGAAAAAATTGCCCAAGATGTTAACTTTGATATAAGTGGTGTTCTAATTTGCAATAAAGAAGATGAAACGGATGCTGCAGAAAAAGCTGTGGAGATCGTGGATAATGGTGAGGCCTCCGCTTTAATGAAAGGCAAGGTAAGTACTCCGGTTCTTTTAAAAGCTGTACTGAATAAGAAATATAATCTCAGGACAGGAAGGCTGTTAAGCCATGTAACTCTGCTTGAGCTGCCTGAATACCACAAATTGATGATTATTTCAGACGGGGGGATGGTAATATATCCGACACTTGAACAGAAAAAAGAGATTATAAAGAACAGTATTGAAGTTATACATAAACTCGGAATTGATAGGCCGAAAATAGCTGTTTTAGCAGCTATTGAAAAGGTGAATCCCGGCATGGTTGAGACTGAAGATGCGCAGGCTTTGGCAGAGATGGCTAAAACCGGTGAATTCGGCGATGTTATTCTTGAAGGCCCTCTTGCTATGGATGTTGCCATGTCCAGAGAAGCAGCGGAGATTAAAGGTATAAGCAGCAAAGTCAGCGGGGATCCTGATATATTGATTGTACCAAACATAGCGTGTGGAAATATTTTGGCAAAGAGCCTGATATATCTCGCAAAAGCAAGAATCGGCGGAGTAATTGCAGGTGCCAGGAAGCCTGTTATCCTGCTTTCACGGGCAGATAATGCAGAAACAAAGCTCAATTCTATTGCTCTTGGCGTTGCATCAAGCTGA
- a CDS encoding glycosyltransferase family 9 protein, which produces MVQVNRDCKFYRGDIPCTFHKSEGVHCSECPYYTKISKKILIIKLGAIGDVIRTTPLIRRFEKEFPDAQIHWLTNFPDVVPSSVDYIYSFNPESIEILKNMKFDLLLNLDKDREACALANRIDADDKKGFVLKDGFCFPVDQPAHDKWLTGLFDDLNKLNTKSYPEEIFAMCGLEYNKEEYIVEVEDKIEWNIPGTGKIIGLNTGCGDRWETRLWPVERWVELSKLLADKGYRVLLLGGGQEDEKNRYIAKETGAIYLGHFPINRFFTLVNQCSLVVTAVSMAFHVALGLGKRIVLFNNIFNPNEFELFGRGIIVQPDVPCRGCFKGSCDKDCMILIKAGQVLNAVQKLIEPK; this is translated from the coding sequence ATGGTACAGGTAAACAGGGACTGCAAATTTTACAGGGGGGATATACCCTGCACTTTTCATAAATCCGAAGGTGTACACTGTTCGGAGTGCCCCTATTATACAAAGATCAGTAAAAAAATTCTTATTATTAAACTCGGCGCTATTGGCGATGTTATAAGGACAACTCCTCTGATAAGGAGATTTGAGAAAGAGTTCCCTGATGCGCAGATCCACTGGCTTACAAATTTTCCTGATGTTGTACCATCTTCTGTAGATTATATCTATTCCTTCAATCCAGAATCAATTGAAATTTTAAAGAACATGAAGTTTGACCTTCTCCTGAATCTGGATAAAGACCGCGAAGCATGTGCTCTTGCAAACAGAATTGATGCTGATGATAAAAAAGGATTTGTTTTAAAAGACGGATTTTGTTTTCCTGTTGATCAACCTGCTCATGATAAGTGGCTTACAGGATTGTTTGATGACCTTAATAAATTAAATACAAAGAGCTACCCTGAAGAAATTTTTGCAATGTGCGGATTGGAGTATAATAAAGAGGAGTACATTGTTGAGGTAGAGGATAAAATTGAGTGGAATATACCCGGAACAGGGAAAATAATAGGGTTAAACACCGGGTGCGGAGACAGATGGGAAACACGGTTATGGCCTGTTGAGCGCTGGGTAGAGCTGTCAAAATTACTTGCTGACAAGGGGTACAGAGTCCTTCTTTTGGGGGGAGGCCAGGAAGATGAAAAGAACAGATACATTGCAAAAGAGACAGGTGCAATATATTTGGGGCATTTCCCGATAAATAGATTTTTTACACTTGTTAACCAATGCAGCCTGGTTGTTACAGCTGTAAGTATGGCTTTTCACGTGGCTCTCGGGCTTGGCAAACGGATTGTACTTTTCAATAACATTTTTAATCCTAATGAATTTGAGCTTTTCGGCCGTGGTATAATAGTTCAGCCTGATGTGCCGTGCAGAGGGTGCTTCAAAGGAAGCTGTGACAAAGATTGTATGATTTTAATTAAGGCAGGCCAGGTATTGAACGCAGTACAGAAGTTAATTGAGCCTAAATAA
- the cobO gene encoding cob(I)yrinic acid a,c-diamide adenosyltransferase produces the protein MDTNDKSGLGLIHVYTGNGKGKTTSALGLGLRATGHGFRVLMVQFMKGDPSYGEVIAVSKIDNFNLIQSGLPTFVKKGEPSEEDLSLAKAGFEKCYEAVTNGTYDIVIMDEINVAVNYGLVRLQDVLSLIDKKSKNVELILTGRYADEKIIEKADLVSEVQEIKHPFTKGIPARRGVDF, from the coding sequence ATGGATACAAACGATAAATCCGGTTTAGGGCTGATTCATGTATACACGGGAAACGGCAAAGGGAAAACAACTTCTGCTCTCGGGCTTGGATTAAGGGCAACAGGCCATGGTTTCAGAGTACTAATGGTTCAGTTCATGAAGGGAGACCCGTCTTACGGAGAAGTTATAGCAGTAAGTAAAATAGATAATTTTAACCTTATCCAGTCAGGACTGCCCACATTTGTGAAAAAGGGAGAACCTTCCGAAGAAGACCTGAGCCTTGCAAAGGCAGGTTTTGAAAAATGTTATGAAGCCGTAACAAATGGAACCTATGATATTGTAATTATGGATGAGATAAATGTGGCAGTTAATTACGGATTAGTCCGGCTGCAAGACGTGCTGAGCCTTATTGATAAAAAATCAAAAAATGTTGAGCTGATTCTTACAGGCCGTTATGCAGATGAGAAAATTATTGAGAAAGCTGATCTCGTAAGTGAAGTGCAGGAAATTAAACATCCGTTTACAAAAGGTATTCCTGCACGCAGAGGAGTGGATTTTTAA
- a CDS encoding bifunctional enoyl-CoA hydratase/phosphate acetyltransferase, with amino-acid sequence MKMIERLDELVNEVKDSPTKTIAVAAGHDYETMLAINRATNENVVRAVLVGDKSRMEQVAKEHSIDLTKFEIVNIEDEVEAAVEAVKLVGSKKADLLMKGSVKTAEYMKAILHREYGLLPPGSLLCHIAALEIPTYHKLLIISDAAIIPLPDLTQKIQLIKYTTEVARYLGIELPKVAILSAVETVNPRIPSSVDAAIMTLMNRRNQIKGAILDGPLALDVALSKEGCRIKDLESPVGGDADVLIFPNIESANIFYKSSTVIAGGKTAAVVAGTTAPVVLTSRADNDDSKFYSIVLAAKLSEK; translated from the coding sequence TTGAAAATGATTGAAAGGCTTGATGAGCTTGTCAATGAAGTAAAGGACTCACCTACTAAAACAATTGCTGTTGCAGCCGGGCACGATTATGAGACTATGCTTGCTATTAACCGGGCTACAAATGAAAATGTTGTCCGCGCTGTACTGGTTGGTGACAAAAGTAGAATGGAACAGGTTGCAAAAGAGCATTCTATTGATCTGACCAAATTTGAAATTGTCAACATTGAAGATGAAGTTGAGGCTGCTGTTGAAGCCGTAAAGTTAGTCGGAAGCAAGAAAGCCGACCTTCTTATGAAGGGTTCTGTAAAAACCGCGGAATATATGAAGGCAATTCTTCACAGAGAATACGGGCTGCTTCCACCGGGAAGCCTTTTATGTCATATTGCAGCTCTTGAAATACCCACATATCATAAACTTTTAATAATTTCCGATGCAGCAATTATTCCGCTGCCTGATTTAACTCAGAAGATACAATTAATTAAATACACAACCGAGGTTGCAAGGTATTTGGGAATTGAATTGCCGAAGGTTGCTATTTTATCAGCAGTAGAAACTGTTAATCCAAGGATACCTTCATCGGTCGATGCTGCTATTATGACTTTGATGAATAGAAGAAATCAGATAAAAGGTGCAATACTTGACGGCCCTCTTGCACTTGATGTAGCTCTTTCAAAAGAGGGGTGCAGAATAAAAGACCTTGAGAGCCCTGTTGGCGGAGATGCAGATGTGCTTATTTTCCCAAATATTGAATCTGCAAACATTTTTTATAAAAGCTCAACAGTAATTGCCGGAGGAAAAACTGCTGCAGTAGTTGCAGGCACAACAGCTCCTGTGGTTTTAACTTCACGAGCTGATAATGATGATTCAAAATTCTATTCAATTGTTCTTGCTGCAAAACTTTCTGAAAAATAG
- the buk gene encoding butyrate kinase, with the protein MGKDYKILAINPGSTSTKIAVFENAKCLCTNSISHSTDEIAKFHNIADQYEYRARLIEELLDKENVDINSIDVVVGRGGLLKPIPSGAYKVNDKMVEELRSAKYGEHASNLGAMIASKIGKDIGVESYIVDPVVVDEMEPIAKISGMPEIQRKSIFHALNQKAVARKAAGKLGKDYSEVNLIVTHLGGGVSVGAHKKGRVIDVNNALCGDGPFSPERSGGLPATQLLDLLLSGQMTEKEIRKRLIGNGGIVAYLGTNDMRKVENDVKNGDEKAILYQEAMAYQIAKEIGSCAAVLNGEVDAIIFTGGLAYDELFIKKLEKKVAWISKILVFPGEEEMESLACGVLRVVRGEEEPREYTG; encoded by the coding sequence TTGGGAAAAGATTATAAGATTCTTGCTATAAACCCGGGCTCCACTTCAACAAAAATTGCTGTCTTTGAGAATGCGAAATGTTTATGTACTAATTCCATATCGCATTCTACAGATGAGATAGCAAAATTTCATAATATTGCAGATCAGTATGAATATAGAGCAAGACTTATTGAAGAACTGCTTGATAAAGAGAATGTAGATATAAATTCAATTGATGTTGTTGTGGGCAGGGGAGGTTTGTTGAAACCAATTCCCAGTGGTGCGTACAAGGTAAATGATAAAATGGTAGAAGAACTACGGTCTGCGAAGTATGGAGAGCATGCTTCAAATCTCGGAGCTATGATTGCATCCAAGATTGGGAAAGATATTGGAGTAGAAAGTTATATTGTAGATCCTGTTGTTGTTGATGAAATGGAACCGATTGCTAAAATATCAGGTATGCCTGAAATTCAGAGAAAATCGATATTCCATGCATTAAATCAGAAGGCAGTTGCAAGAAAGGCTGCAGGAAAACTCGGAAAAGATTACAGTGAGGTTAATCTTATAGTTACCCATCTCGGTGGAGGTGTTTCAGTAGGCGCTCATAAAAAAGGGCGTGTTATAGATGTTAATAATGCACTTTGCGGTGACGGGCCTTTTTCACCGGAAAGATCAGGCGGCTTGCCTGCGACCCAGCTTCTTGATCTTTTGCTAAGCGGACAGATGACCGAAAAAGAAATAAGAAAGCGGCTTATAGGTAATGGCGGGATTGTTGCGTATCTTGGGACAAACGATATGCGGAAGGTTGAAAACGATGTTAAAAATGGCGATGAGAAAGCAATTTTGTATCAAGAGGCAATGGCTTATCAAATAGCAAAAGAAATAGGATCATGTGCAGCTGTCCTTAATGGCGAAGTAGATGCGATAATTTTTACTGGCGGGCTTGCCTATGACGAGTTATTTATTAAAAAATTAGAGAAAAAAGTTGCATGGATCTCAAAGATTCTTGTGTTCCCCGGAGAAGAGGAGATGGAATCTCTTGCTTGTGGTGTGCTTAGAGTGGTTCGGGGTGAAGAAGAGCCCAGAGAATATACCGGCTGA
- a CDS encoding NusG domain II-containing protein translates to MIKQKENKILKPGDFLIAFVLLCISLAFMLIPKEKGSTLYIKVNEKLAAVYSLNQAKEKHVTVKGAVGEMHICIADGKAWVTDSACKNKLCVRMGKISRNGEVIVCLPNRVVISVKSIKDREIDAVTM, encoded by the coding sequence ATGATTAAGCAAAAAGAAAATAAAATTTTAAAGCCAGGGGATTTTCTAATTGCTTTTGTACTGTTATGCATAAGCCTGGCATTTATGCTTATTCCAAAAGAAAAAGGCAGCACTCTTTATATTAAAGTAAACGAAAAGCTGGCAGCAGTTTATTCTCTTAATCAGGCGAAAGAGAAACATGTTACGGTTAAGGGCGCTGTAGGAGAGATGCATATCTGTATTGCTGATGGAAAAGCATGGGTAACAGATTCAGCATGTAAAAATAAATTATGCGTCAGGATGGGGAAGATAAGCAGAAACGGAGAAGTTATTGTATGTCTTCCAAACAGAGTTGTAATATCTGTCAAGAGCATAAAGGATAGAGAAATAGACGCAGTTACAATGTGA